One window of the Actinomyces wuliandei genome contains the following:
- a CDS encoding methylated-DNA--[protein]-cysteine S-methyltransferase codes for MPMTRPDPGRPYCPRAATTQTPDGPFTMIVGRGVLASGWTADLADLLALIHPSLRPGAKDLQLVCADLVATGTGARPGAGSLPLVSEGSPATASRPCLPGPQVGDPDPLSQALAAVDSYYSGELEAPGRVPVVQRSGPFREAAWDTLRGVPPGTVLSYADYAARCGRPRAVRAAAGACAFNAAALFVPCHRVVRTDGSLGGFRYGLGVKTSLIAREARTSG; via the coding sequence ATGCCCATGACGCGCCCGGACCCCGGTCGCCCGTACTGTCCCCGTGCTGCCACGACGCAGACTCCGGACGGCCCCTTTACGATGATCGTGGGCCGGGGGGTTCTGGCATCGGGGTGGACTGCTGACCTAGCCGACCTGCTGGCGCTCATCCACCCTAGCCTGCGACCGGGTGCCAAGGACCTGCAGCTGGTCTGTGCCGACCTGGTCGCGACCGGCACGGGCGCGCGTCCAGGTGCTGGGAGCCTGCCCCTGGTGTCGGAGGGTTCTCCCGCGACTGCTAGCAGGCCGTGTCTACCCGGCCCACAGGTCGGTGACCCCGACCCACTCAGCCAGGCGCTGGCTGCCGTGGACTCCTACTACTCCGGTGAGTTGGAGGCGCCCGGCCGGGTGCCGGTGGTCCAGCGCTCAGGTCCTTTTCGCGAGGCGGCCTGGGACACCCTGCGCGGGGTCCCGCCGGGTACTGTGCTGAGCTATGCCGACTATGCTGCCCGCTGCGGCCGTCCTCGCGCCGTGCGAGCGGCGGCCGGGGCGTGTGCCTTCAATGCTGCTGCGCTCTTTGTCCCCTGCCACAGAGTGGTGCGCACCGACGGCTCCCTCGGCGGCTTCCGCTACGGACTGGGCGTCAAGACGAGCCTGATTGCGCGTGAGGCCAGGACCTCTGGGTAA
- a CDS encoding hydroxymethylpyrimidine/phosphomethylpyrimidine kinase, with protein MTQTPTTAPTALTDRTATPPIALAIAGSEASGGAGAQTDLKTFHQLGVFGCTSLTCIVSFDPANDWAHRFVPVDPQVIHDQIEAATAVHGRVDAVKIGMLGTPDTIDVVAEALQRYRFPQVVVDPVLICKGQEPGAALDVDNALRQKVLPLADVVTPNLFESQVLAGVEEITTVDQLKDAARRIHDAGAPHVIAKAGTLLGTGTALDVYYNGSDLEVLEVPAVGQERVSGAGCTLAAAITAELAKGATPLEAARTAKDVVVSAIENKMHGNAPFDCVYQGAYRP; from the coding sequence ATGACCCAGACACCCACGACGGCCCCGACAGCCCTGACGGACCGCACCGCCACGCCCCCCATCGCCCTGGCCATCGCCGGCTCGGAGGCCTCTGGCGGCGCCGGGGCGCAGACTGACCTCAAGACCTTCCACCAGCTGGGAGTCTTTGGCTGCACCTCGCTGACCTGCATCGTCTCCTTCGACCCCGCCAACGACTGGGCACACCGTTTTGTCCCCGTGGACCCGCAGGTCATCCACGACCAGATCGAGGCCGCCACGGCAGTGCACGGCCGCGTCGACGCCGTCAAGATCGGGATGCTGGGAACGCCCGACACGATTGACGTCGTGGCTGAGGCCCTGCAGCGGTACCGCTTCCCCCAGGTGGTCGTGGACCCGGTCCTCATCTGCAAGGGTCAGGAGCCCGGGGCCGCCCTCGACGTGGACAACGCGCTGCGCCAAAAGGTCCTCCCCCTGGCCGACGTCGTCACCCCTAACCTCTTTGAGAGCCAGGTCCTGGCCGGCGTCGAGGAGATCACCACGGTTGACCAGCTCAAGGACGCCGCCAGGCGCATTCACGACGCCGGCGCCCCCCACGTCATCGCCAAGGCTGGCACTCTGCTGGGTACGGGCACGGCGCTGGACGTCTACTACAACGGGAGCGACCTGGAGGTCCTGGAGGTCCCGGCCGTGGGGCAGGAACGCGTCTCGGGGGCGGGCTGCACCCTGGCTGCGGCAATCACCGCCGAGCTCGCCAAGGGCGCTACGCCGTTGGAGGCTGCCCGTACCGCCAAGGACGTCGTCGTCAGTGCCATTGAGAACAAGATGCACGGCAACGCGCCCTTCGACTGCGTCTACCAGGGCGCCTACCGGCCCTGA
- a CDS encoding PadR family transcriptional regulator: MAPATASANLIRGLLEPCLLSLLEQGPDYGLSLRQRLEASGIGPVPGGTLYPALLRLDRRGLVTTFWKPSSSGPARKYFELTPLGITELAARRREWRRLSSALSTVIEGSGQTDRKLPLHGPGSTEAATADVEERHQ, encoded by the coding sequence ATGGCACCAGCAACCGCCTCAGCCAATCTCATCCGTGGCCTTCTTGAGCCCTGCCTCCTGTCCCTCCTGGAGCAGGGGCCTGACTACGGCCTGTCCCTCAGACAGCGCCTGGAGGCCAGTGGCATCGGCCCGGTGCCCGGCGGCACCCTCTATCCGGCGCTTCTGCGACTGGACCGGCGCGGCCTGGTCACCACCTTCTGGAAGCCGTCCTCCTCCGGACCTGCACGCAAGTACTTCGAGCTGACTCCGCTGGGTATCACCGAGCTCGCAGCGCGCCGCCGGGAGTGGCGGCGGCTGTCGTCAGCCTTGAGCACCGTCATCGAGGGGAGTGGGCAGACCGACCGAAAGCTCCCGCTGCACGGTCCTGGCTCCACGGAAGCCGCCACGGCTGACGTAGAAGAGAGACACCAGTGA
- a CDS encoding ATP-binding cassette domain-containing protein — translation MTHGTSPRPEHGPLPSDWLRSFTAELTSLGVGAQQREQLETATRLEAEAAGLPPAEMYGPAALYARELAAALRSSEPARQPLPPTPPREVALRLTDVCLRRGRRAVLDQVSLELRRGEVLAVVGTNGAGKSSLLQVCAGVLRPTSGQVERCQSFGYAPQLDALSPLLTVDEHLSLFGCARGATGSRARATGYRLLSTLGWNARGAQTVGTLSGGTQQKVSLSLAQLDAPHLLLLDEPYQGLDSTAYEDLWGLIRTWSRAGTAILLVTHLLRDVDRVDQVIELAALDERTQEAQQ, via the coding sequence GTGACTCACGGCACCAGCCCTCGGCCCGAGCACGGTCCGCTGCCCTCCGACTGGCTGCGCTCCTTCACCGCTGAGCTGACCTCCCTGGGCGTAGGCGCCCAACAGCGCGAGCAGCTGGAGACAGCCACCCGGCTGGAGGCCGAGGCGGCAGGCCTGCCACCGGCAGAGATGTACGGACCAGCCGCCCTCTACGCCCGCGAGCTTGCTGCCGCCCTACGCAGCAGCGAGCCTGCCCGGCAGCCGCTTCCCCCCACGCCGCCCCGCGAGGTAGCGCTTCGCCTGACCGACGTCTGCCTGCGTCGGGGACGGCGGGCTGTCCTGGACCAGGTGAGCCTGGAGCTGCGCCGGGGGGAGGTCCTGGCGGTAGTCGGGACCAACGGTGCCGGCAAGTCCTCCCTGCTCCAGGTCTGCGCCGGGGTCCTCAGGCCGACCAGCGGCCAGGTGGAGCGCTGCCAGAGCTTCGGCTACGCCCCCCAGCTCGACGCTCTGTCCCCGCTGCTTACCGTCGACGAGCACCTCAGCCTGTTCGGGTGCGCGCGCGGGGCCACAGGCTCCCGAGCCCGTGCCACCGGATACCGGCTCCTCTCCACCCTGGGGTGGAACGCCCGGGGCGCCCAGACTGTGGGCACGCTGTCCGGCGGGACCCAGCAGAAGGTCAGCCTCAGCCTCGCCCAGCTCGACGCCCCTCACCTCCTTCTTCTTGACGAGCCCTACCAGGGCCTGGACTCCACAGCCTACGAGGACCTGTGGGGGCTGATCAGGACCTGGAGCCGGGCGGGCACCGCCATCCTCCTGGTCACCCACCTGCTGCGCGACGTCGACCGGGTGGACCAGGTCATCGAGCTGGCCGCCCTTGACGAGAGGACACAGGAGGCGCAACAATGA
- a CDS encoding ABC transporter permease: protein MRTPATTPSMAGLVAQVTVHELFRRRGALALTLLLPLTFYLVRLDTHWTALRLLAMGLGWAVATLALFTQVSSRLIDRRLVVAGARPPSLWAGRHLAVLLLGWVVAVVYAALVLGTAGDDLERPGAVVVMLLLTATAAVPLGSLVAALVPRDLEGVMLLLAVMAVQLLVDPEEVWTRVLPLWSTRELASYTVEPLGAQAGDYLVRGVGHATAVTVVLLVLSAVLGSLMLRVVTPPLPAEPR from the coding sequence ATGAGAACGCCAGCGACGACTCCCTCCATGGCCGGGCTGGTCGCGCAGGTCACTGTGCACGAGCTGTTTCGCCGCCGGGGAGCGCTCGCACTGACCCTGCTGCTGCCGCTGACCTTCTACCTGGTCCGCCTGGACACCCACTGGACGGCACTGCGCCTGCTGGCTATGGGCCTGGGATGGGCTGTGGCGACCCTGGCCCTGTTCACCCAGGTCTCCTCACGCCTCATCGACCGGCGGCTGGTGGTGGCCGGGGCGCGCCCACCGTCGCTGTGGGCCGGGCGCCACCTGGCCGTCCTCCTGCTGGGGTGGGTGGTGGCCGTGGTCTACGCCGCCCTGGTGCTGGGTACTGCGGGCGACGACCTGGAGCGCCCGGGCGCTGTGGTCGTCATGCTGCTGCTGACCGCGACCGCAGCCGTACCGCTGGGCTCACTGGTGGCGGCGCTGGTCCCCCGGGACCTGGAGGGGGTGATGCTCCTGCTCGCGGTCATGGCTGTCCAGCTGCTGGTCGACCCGGAGGAGGTGTGGACCCGGGTCCTGCCCCTGTGGTCCACCCGCGAGCTGGCCAGCTACACCGTGGAGCCCTTGGGGGCACAGGCAGGCGACTACCTGGTCAGGGGCGTGGGCCATGCAACGGCCGTCACCGTTGTCCTCCTGGTGCTCAGCGCAGTGCTGGGGAGCCTGATGCTGCGTGTGGTGACGCCGCCGCTGCCCGCGGAGCCGAGGTAG
- the dnaB gene encoding replicative DNA helicase has product MEAVPSRGARGDRGDSAFDRLPPQDLDAEMATLGGMLLSKEAITDVIEVLRGPEFYRSAHELVFDAIVEIYNRSEPADPLIVADELAKRGELERVGGASYLASLMATVPTAANAAYYARIVKEKFLMRGLVQAGTRITQLGYSTDAGDIDELVTLAEAEVYAVAHNEGEREDYVPVADLLGEANLEIEAAQNRDNGVLTGVPTGFLELDELTGGLHPGQMVIVAARPAMGKSTLAVDFCRSASIHHGITSCYFSLEMGRMELMMRILAAESGVDMNKLRGSRQMEDRDWTDVAVAYNPVSNAPLFIDDSPNLTMPQIRSKALRMRQQHNLGVMVVDYLQLMSSGKRVESRQQEVSEFSRSLKLLAKELEIPVIAVAQLNRGPEQRTGNKPQMSDLRESGSLEQDADIIMLLHRPEYYNQEERPGEADIIVAKHRNGQTRSIPVAFQGHLSRFANMARDITPEPAYV; this is encoded by the coding sequence ATGGAGGCTGTCCCCTCCCGGGGGGCGCGGGGGGACCGGGGGGACTCTGCCTTCGACCGGCTCCCTCCTCAGGACCTTGACGCGGAGATGGCCACGCTGGGTGGGATGCTGCTGAGTAAGGAGGCCATCACCGACGTCATTGAGGTGCTGCGCGGCCCCGAGTTCTACCGCTCGGCCCACGAGCTGGTCTTCGACGCGATCGTCGAGATCTACAACCGGTCCGAGCCTGCCGACCCGCTCATCGTTGCCGACGAGCTGGCCAAGCGGGGCGAGCTGGAGCGTGTCGGCGGCGCCTCCTACCTGGCCTCGCTCATGGCCACAGTCCCTACCGCCGCCAACGCCGCCTACTACGCGCGCATTGTCAAGGAGAAGTTCCTCATGCGCGGCCTGGTCCAGGCAGGGACCCGCATCACCCAGCTCGGCTACTCCACCGACGCCGGCGACATCGACGAGCTGGTGACCCTGGCCGAGGCGGAGGTCTACGCCGTCGCGCACAACGAGGGGGAGCGGGAGGACTACGTCCCGGTGGCGGACCTCCTGGGGGAGGCCAACCTGGAGATCGAGGCCGCCCAGAACCGTGACAACGGGGTGCTCACCGGGGTGCCGACCGGGTTCCTGGAACTTGACGAGCTGACCGGGGGCCTCCATCCGGGCCAGATGGTCATCGTCGCCGCGCGCCCAGCCATGGGCAAGTCCACCCTGGCCGTTGACTTCTGCCGCTCCGCCTCCATCCACCACGGCATCACCAGCTGCTACTTCTCCCTGGAGATGGGGCGCATGGAGCTCATGATGCGCATCCTGGCCGCCGAGTCCGGGGTGGACATGAACAAGCTGCGTGGCTCGCGCCAGATGGAGGACCGCGACTGGACTGACGTCGCCGTGGCCTACAACCCGGTCTCCAACGCGCCGCTGTTCATCGATGACTCCCCCAACCTCACCATGCCCCAGATACGCTCCAAGGCCCTGCGGATGCGTCAGCAGCACAACCTGGGCGTCATGGTGGTCGACTACCTCCAGCTCATGAGCTCGGGCAAGCGGGTGGAGTCGCGCCAGCAGGAGGTCTCAGAGTTCTCCCGCTCACTGAAGCTCCTGGCCAAGGAGTTGGAGATCCCCGTGATCGCCGTGGCCCAGCTCAACCGTGGTCCCGAGCAGCGCACCGGCAACAAACCGCAGATGTCTGACCTGCGGGAGTCGGGGTCCCTGGAGCAGGACGCCGACATCATCATGCTGCTGCACCGGCCCGAGTACTACAACCAGGAGGAGCGGCCCGGAGAGGCGGACATTATCGTTGCCAAGCACCGCAACGGGCAGACTCGTTCCATCCCGGTGGCCTTCCAGGGGCACCTGTCGAGGTTCGCCAACATGGCCCGCGACATCACCCCCGAGCCCGCCTACGTGTGA